GCGAGGTGGTAGTCCAAATGGAGGCGATGTCGACCTCGACGTCAAtgttgatgtcgaagctCAACACAGTATACAAGAACCTCGTTCGAGTCCTGCGCCCCTATCACGGTTGTTGAGTCGGAGAGAACCTGCTTCAATGACGGGACAAGCTCAGCTCGCCGAAATCGAGAGCGTCAAGTCTCAAGACTCCAATACGAATCGACCTGCTGGTTCTCGAAGATTTGCCGTACCAGGGTTCCTGCGAATATGGGGACGTAACAACACCACACCACAATCCGACGATATTCGCAATGCTACAGCTTCTCCCGCGCCGCTTCTACCCATCGCTGAACCTCTATCGCCGACGAGACCCGAACCTGTGGCTACACCCTCAGAATCGCATCGATCGCGACGTCAAAGACGACAACGAACCCCCCCTCAAGATCTATTGGAAGCGCATCTCTCTGAGATTCTGGGTGGATCAACTATTAGACGGCATCGAAGACGGAGGGAATATCATGAAAGAGAACGCGATCGCCATAGATCGCGAAGAAGTCACCAGCGTCATCCCAAGTTCTTCCTGGGCTGTATACCATGGGTTCGATCGAGGCGCATGAGAGCACAGATCCTGAGGTGTTTGACTTCGGGTCTGTTTCTTATAATTCTCGTCACTGTCTGTAAGTCACGACCCAATTGCGCTGTAGGCTTAAGAACTGCGATACTGATCAGTAATAGACCTCGCCCTCTCCATGACACACAAGGTCAACACGCGCGAAATGAACATCATGCTCATTCTTGTCGTCTTGTTCGCcgccgccttcttcttccacggTCTTATTAGACTGTGTCTcctaataataaaaagtaatcGCGAAGCCGCTGAGCGGGCAAATCGACCTCCTCGATATCGTGCGCCTCGATATGCCGTACCTCCTGTTCCCATTCCTGTCGTTCTTGCGCAGGATGAGGAAGCTGTGGGTATGGAGAGTGAAGCGACAAAGACACAACCACCAGCCTATGGGCGATGGCGCGAGACAGTGGTATGTATCTAGCCTGTAACTTTTGACTGGATGACGCTAACAATTTCCAGCGAGTTGATCCAGATCGTTTGTTCTGGCAGCGCAACGAGGCCGTGGACCTTTCTCAAATAAGACCTAATACTCGAGCTGGTCCCAGGCCACCGTCGTATGTGTCTGAGGATGGTATATCATATGTAGTCGAGGCGCAACCTCGATCAACAGCACCAACAACTGAAGTGCCACTACCAACACATCCATCAGAGCTTGGTAGAGTGGCTAGGGTACCAACCGAGTAGGAGTCATTAAGGGACAATTTCACAGCGCATAATAGCGAGCAATATGCATGGTTTATATGAAAGTGAAAACACATTTGAAGACCTAGAGCCTCTCAGAGGCATTGTTAAATTCAGCGTACATGAGTATCTGCAGTATTGATATCACATATTAGCGTAGTTTTACATAGTATTGCCGTTGAGAGGAAATTAGAGGTTTCGCCTATGAGATACCAGATAGGAAAAGCAATATTACAGACTTGTTCTTAGCTGAAGTTGCTTGTGCTGGTCTATTGGTAATTAGAGACCCAGTCGCAGTGATACTCAACAGGTGGTGGTAGCTCAATCTTGCGATCAGGTTATCCCTCTCGTTTGAGCAGGGAGTAATTATCTCGCGGCGAGTCTCGGAAGAAGCGTGGAGTTGACATGGCCAGGGTTTGACATCACGCGGTTATATCCCCTGCCAACTGCAGCTGCGCCAGGAAATCAGAACTTCCCAAAAGAAGGGTTCAGCCAAATTTCAGCTTTGAACAAAGACTGTATTAGAGATGACATTCTTTTGAAGCCATCAGCATTCTGGGTTTACATGATAGGCCAGTTGGAGAATTAAGGTTGCTGGACTGTATCACGTGAACACCTTAAAGTGAATCAGTGCTTCATCAATTCGCTTGGCAGGCACAGCACGGGAAACCATCCTTCCTCCCTAATGAACGAACTCCCCTTCTTTCCTAAAGCAGAGAGGTTCGAGTTGAGGTGTGAAGGGGAAAGGTTAGTCCTGATTGGAGCGTGGACTCGACCCCAGTTAGTGGCTTCTCTGCCCTTTGTCCTTTTAGTTCAGCGCGTTTAGAGCGTGTGATGGTGAGCGAGGGTGAAGGGAGATTCTTCAGTTGACTGAATTTATGAGAATGAGTTGTTCTTTGACAGTGACTGGGTTATGCTTGAGCTACTTTATCTGATGTGTATAATCACAAATCACGCTCCGCAGTTACTCAGAGCTCAAGGTTCAGTGACTGTTACACAGCTTATCCATTCCACCGAGGCAATTCAATACCAACTCCATttcccctccccctccctCTTAGTCCAAAAGTCCTCTTGGCTACTCCTACTTCAGTTGCGTCGCTGAGTGAGCCTGAGTCGAGGTCGCCCCCTCCCCACATCCCAACATCCACAATCATCATAATGGATCCTGTTTCCGTTCTGATTCGACTCGTTTGTGGGTGGTAACTTGAGTTAGGCCTCGTTAGTGTCAGTCTCGGGGGTCGGGGTTATCCAGTCGTATGGTGAAGAAATGGCAGGCAGTGTGTCATTCGCTCCTTGCGTTGTGTGTGCCCGCGGTTGCTCCCCTCATTTTGAAAATTTTTTAATCGAAAAATTATTCCGATTTTCCCATTCCATTTAGGACAAAACAAAGAACCATACATAACAAATACAATttctcttggtgttgaagtaCCCTTTTTCGGTGTCTCAATACCTACCTATTCATATTTTTGTTCTACAAAATCCACTTATTGGATCATCGttattttttacttttcCGTTTTCTTACTCTACCTACCCATCAAGCTCCCTCCGAGTCCATAAAGGTATGTTGATGCTAAAAGCGTGGTTTTTTGCGCTGCGTTGCTGCATTGCGGTTTTTGGTTttgtgctgctgctgtgtGTTGCTGCCCCTCCTTTGCGCGACAACAACGCCCATATTCGAGACGCCTCGCCTATCACATATATCGAAATACTTTTGGCCCCCGTTCTCGAATTTATCGAATACATTATCAATATCGACTTTTTATTGCGATTCAAATCTCGTTCCTCGCTCTCAGATCCGTTGATGCAAGAAATCCCTCGTTTGAAGCTTCAGCATCACAACAACCCACTTCCAAAAGCCTTCCGTATTCGGCCTCCGTGTACGACCCGATATTTCGGCGCAAGCTCCGGTCTTCAACGGTCCGCGTCCGAACTATATTGTTGTATATCTCCCGGTTCTCTCGATAGCTCTGATCTTGGTGTTGCCCCTCGGCATACTCGAAGTGCGGGGTTGACGATCTGGGATTGTCAAAGCTTATCATATGACAATACCAATTGGACAATCACATTGTCCTAACCTTCAACATCGGAACTGAGTTAAACAAGACCTATGGTAGCCTCAACGACATCTGCACGACTACGAAGTTCATGCCGACTTGGAATGCCCTTCGTGAGGCCGTTGACCTTGGGTCTCATACCTTGCAAGGACGTATTCGACCTCAACCAATGAACATGTTATCATTTCATGTTGGACCAAAGACGCGATGGAACATGCCGTTGCGATCTACCCTGGGGTTGCGACGAAGTATCCATACTGGCGACTAGACGACAACAGACatacagcagcagcaccaccaccacaatGCACAACTGAACGTAAATACTGTTACTAACTTAGTCGATTTAGACCTATCTTCAAAATGTCTTCCCTCTCTCGACGTGCTTGCTACAAGTGTGGCAATGTTGGCCACTACGCTGAGGTCTGCTCTTCTGCTGAGCGTCTCTGCTACAACTGCAAGCAGCCCGGTACGTGCCACTAATATGTCTGTCAAGACAGACTTGATCTAATTTGCAAAAGGCCACGAGTCCAACGGATGCCCTCTTCCCCGAACCACTGAGGCCAAGCAGTGCTACCACTGCCAGGGTCTTGGTCACGTCCAGGCTGACTGCCCTACCCTCCGCCTGAGCGGCACTGGCACCAGCGGCCGCTGCTACAACTGTGGCCAGCCCGGTCACCTTGCTGTATGTGATGATGTTATCTGAATAATGAAACATAACTGACTGTAGTAGCGCGCCTGCCCCAACCCTGTTGGTCCTACTATGGGCCGTGGTGCTCCCATGGGTCGTGGTGGCTTCCCCGGTGGCTACGGCCGTGGTGGTTTCGCTGGTGGTCCTCGCCCTGCCACTTGCTACAAGTGTGGTGGTCCCAACCACTTTGCTCGTGATTGCCAGGCTCAGGCCATGAAGTGCTATGCCTGCGGCAAGCTCGGTCACATCTCTCGGGACTGCACTGCTCCTAACGGCGGTCCTCTCAACACTGCTGGCAAGACTTGCTACCAGTGCGGTGAGGCTGGACACATCTCTCGTGACTGCCCTCAGAAGAACGCTCCCGGTGTTGGCGAGATTCCTCAGGAGGTTGATATTGGCAGCGTTCCTGCTCCTCCCGTTGCTTCTATCGCTCCCGTGGCTTAAACAAATACTGGAGTTAGCTGTTGGTGTATGCCCTTGGTGGCGTATGTCCCAACAGCGGTCCAGAACGTCGGTCTGGGATAGCCGACACCTTTGCTTTTTAACAGTTGTTCTTTTTGATGCCGACACGTGAACATATCACTACATCCTTACTCTCGAATTATTTCTTTGTTttggttcttgttctttgatcCGAAGCATGCATTTGCCAGCATCTCTTGTCTGGCCTCGACTTGCATGGCATTTTCGGTCCGTCCGAATTCATCTTTGAAcctcttttttatctttcaCTTGAGCAATGCCACATTGTTCCAGCGGTTGCACATAGCCGATACAGCATTGTTGCTATTACGACCCGCGAGGAAATGTCGGTACTTGGCAAGGAAAGATTTCTAGCAACGAATTTCCTTTTTCCAACATTCACCTAGACTTGTTTGCATGGATCCTTGGTTACTAGGGGGTCTCTGAACGGTTTCTCCGTTATCTGGCACCTTTCCTCAGATACAACTTTGGATCATTCACCCAAGGACTACTACTACGATTTGAACGACAGACGCTGTCACGTGGCTCTTAACGACTTTCGAAAATTACGGCACCCTGCGAAGGATATACCCCGCGAGGCGAtgtgttggttgttgagctCGGAAAAGAAAAGCGCAGAGACTCAGGCTTTGACCAGTGAAGATGTCCCCGCTAGGATGCGGGTGAGATTAAGCCTCGGGAGAGCTTGTGTTGTCGCCTGGCGGCAGAAAAGACCAGTGGATGCGTGCGTGAGAGTGGTGGGCTGAAGGCCAGATGATCAATGATCATAGGGGATAGGATGCTGTTTCTTGTGGGCAACGGACTTCTGATTGCAATGACGCATGAGGGATTCGTTCGATGCGGAAGATGGCATCCTACAGAACGGCAAACAAACAGACAAGCAACACAGTTTGTGAGGATAGAAGCTTTTTGAAGTACTGAGGCTTCCTTACTGATGGCTGTTTGCTTGTGCTCATTGTTTCGGCGTGGCTGATGGATGAGGAGGGGAGGCTGCAGTGGTGGTTAGTGACAGACACGCAAGATGCGGCGAGAAGAGTTGTAAATGATTTGATACGCACCCATAACCCCCAATGAAGCGAAGTGGCATCAGCAAAGCAGAATGTGTGTGGCGAGATGTGTTGATGACTGAAGATTGTATTGTatgagcatgagcatgagcatgagcatgagtATGACGACTGGCGTTATGTTTATCACGGCAATGCCCTTGTATTGGTACATGGGACAAGAGCATAATGTCTCGGCGTTTGGGATCATTATTTTGGACGGTTGGTACACGAGTATGTATAACTCAGTAACTAATCCTGTCAGAGTCAGGCCTCGGCAGGTTGTTTTTGTTAGGTATGGTATAAGGTATATTGATCTGACAACGATCAGAGGTATAGGCATCAAAGGACAAATTTATCGAAGGCATGGAACAGCAACACTGGTAAGGCTAAGATGAAGGGAAATTGTCCTTCTATTTAACATTGCTCAAGATTGTGAGCATATTTCAACTTAATAGCAAAAAAGCGATTGCAGTATCACTGTAGTATTGTTCATCTATTCCCAACGCTTGCAATGAGTTGATCATATGCATTTACCATGAATTATCCAATTACTCCCTTACCGAACCCATCTAATATACCCATCAATCATCATTTTCCTTGGTGTGAAGTCCTCCTCTAATACTGGCAAATACCAccaatctcatcatccataGTCCACGACCCAGCAAGACCTTTAATCTCCACATCCTCCGTCAGACTAACATCGTCCTGCAACGTCTTCCCCAAGAAGAAATCATTCCTCCCCTCCGTCtgcatcttcctcttcataAACCGCCTCGTCCACTCCTCAACCGCCGGCTCGCCCGTCTCATCCCTCGCCTGCTTCAAGAACGGAATAAGAGCCGTACCGCCTGTACCCTTCTGgttctccttgttcttgcgCGATGCGACTGCGaggttgagcttgttgcGGGTCACTTCGGGACTGCGGGAGCGGCTGCGCGCGCGGACTTGTTTGGAGGGGTTGATGATGTAGCGTGTAACGATGGCGATGTGCTTGTCGCGGAAGGCGCTTAGCATGGCGAGACAGGCGTCGTAGGCGAGGCAGAGTTGTTTGTCTGAGTGGTGAGATTCGACGTATTCGCGGATATTGGCGACGTTGGATACGTCGTTGAGGAAGCGGGCGTGAGGACCAGGCATGTAGCGTCTCAtctccatgatgaagttgtGTCGGTTCGCAGCACGGCCTCGATCGGTGTCTGAAGAAGGATCGCGAGACTCGCCTGTTGGACGATGCTCGATTCCAAGAATTATATCGAAGAATTGGATCAGACTGCTCTGAGCGTTGCTGCCACCGCTGTATTGTCGATATTCCTCAGTGCCGGAGCCATCTTCGTAAATAACGCCATTGGGGAGGCCAGCCTCTGCCATGTTCTTGCTTCCAGCAAGGAAAGGTCTAATCCGGTGATAAAAGATGGTAGGATCACAACTCTCGTGCATCCTCTGAAGAATATTCGTCAAGTCTGTGAGGCGCTCTGCGAAAGTGCGCAGACAGCGCGTAACAGCAGCACTGTCTCCATgacgagcagcagcaatagcCGTCAACATCAAAGGAATGATTGGCGCACCACGAGCCTCAATAGCCACTGAAACAAGGTAGAACCACGATTCATCAAGAGCTCCAGTATATGTGTTCAAAGTGGCGAGGTTCTCGAGATTATCGATATCCTCGTCAACAAAGAGGGGTTTAAAGTTCCATAAACAAACAGCCGCATACGTGGCAACAGGTGGTACTTCCAGATGATCAGAGATCTCCAATAAAGGAACAGAGATAGATGCTGGAAGTCTATCTGAGGGTGAATCACCACCCCAGATATATCCATGGGCCATGAAGCCTAGTAGCGAATAGGCACGTCGCCACTCAGCGTCATGTTCAAGACCGATTGTCGACAGGACTGGCAATCTGTCGATAACACCGCGTAGCCTACGGCTGAGAATAAGAGCCTGGAGGTTTGCGGCGATGGCTTCCCATTTGTTGTAGTATGGATCCGGAAGACGGGTCAAGGGAAGAGTATCCGGGAGGAAGCCATGGGTTGGGGAGATGCCGTACTCGGCTAGGACTGGAATAGAGGGAAGCATTTTAGATGAAGATTCCCTCTAGAAGTTGTTGAGAGTTgtgaagaggagaagccaCAGGCTGAAACAGAGAATCAGCAGATGCGAAAGAGCCGTGTTCCGGGAACCGGAGACGGAATAGTGGGGCCGCTCCGGGAGGATCAGatcagagaagaagatttAACAACGTGCTTCGAAAACTCTGGGGTagttgaagccaaggccgGTAGTTGTGAAATAATGGATATGATGGAGAAACAAAGAAAGAACCAGCTTAAAAAATTCCGGGGATAGAGGATAGACTATGAGGGTCGTAAATGACTCTTCCTATGTTTTCTCGTGCTAGTTTCTGCGGCGAAACGGTCGAGCAGAGAGCATGATTGGCTGATCCGGATGAGTGGACAGTTCCGAAAAGAAAATGGAACCACCATAAAGGGTTCTAGACGCCACATTGATGCAGAAAAAGGTTTAATTAGCGCGCATAatgtgtttttttttttcctgTGGTGACTTATAAATGCCATAGAGGTTGCGGATGGACCGGGTTGTCTGCGGACGTGAAGCCGGATTTGACTCCGTCTTCGGCGGATGTGATGATGAATATGGTACTTGGATTTGTAATTTACATTTACATGTGATATTTGGTGGTTTGGGATTTTGGGGTATTGTAACGTTGATGGGAGGGCATTATTAATTGATGTGATTGCgaagggtgttgttgagttAGAGTTGAGTCTCTGAATGGTTGATTTTTGTTACCCTACAGCTGAGAGGGAAATGTCTCGGTTTTATTTCCGGGGTGATGATCACATAGCTGATCCTCTATCTAATGACATCTTACCCTGTTGGTGGTTGAGTCACCAACGGCTAAGTGGTTATTTTCTCAAATATGTTTCAGACGTGTTGGTGGGAAGCGACAGCCAAATGGCTTCAACCACCCGAAACTTAATCGTTGTGAGACTGAGGCTGTCCAGATAGATCATGGCTCCTTTGAcgcagccttcttggcctcgtgCAAGAAGAAATTGACTTGAACAACGTAATCTCAAAGAGAACCAGATACCAGAGATTCCCCCCCCCCTCCTAGATGTACAGAAATAATGAAGGCAAACTTGTACTTCTACTCGCTCACCCTTTCCCACTTCAATTGCTTcagttggtgttgaagccTTAAGACCCCCACCCCCACTATCCGCGGCTCGGGTCGATTTTAGGAAGGTGCACGGTACGTACCCCATTACGTCGATTGCATGAGGTCCAACATGGAAGACGCAcgaaccaccaacaccaagccaAGCTACGACGACCTTCAAGGTCAACCTCAGATGTGAATAGCTCCATCTTCCTTAATATCTCAATAACAACTTGGGTTACTTGGCCAATAACACGATGCCTGTCCAGCAACATGTGCTGAACTGGCTCTACAGCGTTCTCACAAGCGTACGTATCTCCTCCTCTATCTTCCCCCGCTCGTTCGCCAAGTTCAAAGAGCTGACTTGAACGCGCTACAGGAATATCACGATGTAAACCGTGCCTACAACGATGTCGCGCAGGCTCTCGACCGATTCCCCTCGTTGTCGCCGCGAACCGATGTGCACAGTACGTTCGCATAGAGCTATCAACCAGCTTGCGCTCTAAACTCCAGCTTTGTCGCATTCGGATATTGACCCTCACCAGCGTTCTCGAATGGCGCCAATGCCTTGTTACTTCATCTCTCGGGGACTCTCCCTGTTAATTTTCGCGGGACGACGTACCGCTTCCCCATTTCGATATGGGTGCCACACGCTTATCCGCGAGAACCACCCATGATATACGTTGTGCCGACCGAGACCATGATGATTAGGCCGGGACAGCATATCGATCCGCAGGGTCTAGTATACCATCCATACTTGGTGGGGTGGGCTGAATTCTGGGACGTACGTTGCCCCCAAGCCACAGCTACACTGTGATGTTCCGTTGCTGACAAGATGATCAGAAATCCAACCTTCGGgacttcctcaacatcctaACCGACATCTTCGCAAAAGAACCTCCAGTCGTAGCTCGGCAACAACAGCCCCGGCCACCTCCAGCTCAAGCTAATCCGACACCTCCCCCTGTGCCGCCTCTGCCTCCTGGCATGGGATCAACTTCGCGGCCTGCAACACAAGATCCGCATCCCTCAGAACAGCCGCgccctcctccaccaccgccgAAGGGCCCTCAGACTGCATCACCTGCGCAGACACAATCTCAAAATGGACCGCCTTTACCTCCAATCCCGGGACGTTCCCCGGCGCAGTCTAACCGCATGTCACGGTACGACtcagctcctcctctgcctcctcAAGTTGGCAGTCCAAATGCACAGGATCCGAGATTGCCTCGCCCTCAGGAG
This DNA window, taken from Fusarium oxysporum f. sp. lycopersici 4287 chromosome 7, whole genome shotgun sequence, encodes the following:
- a CDS encoding cellular nucleic acid-binding protein, whose product is MSSLSRRACYKCGNVGHYAEVCSSAERLCYNCKQPGHESNGCPLPRTTEAKQCYHCQGLGHVQADCPTLRLSGTGTSGRCYNCGQPGHLARACPNPVGPTMGRGAPMGRGGFPGGYGRGGFAGGPRPATCYKCGGPNHFARDCQAQAMKCYACGKLGHISRDCTAPNGGPLNTAGKTCYQCGEAGHISRDCPQKNAPGVGEIPQEVDIGSVPAPPVASIAPVA
- a CDS encoding indoleamine 2,3-dioxygenase yields the protein MLPSIPVLAEYGISPTHGFLPDTLPLTRLPDPYYNKWEAIAANLQALILSRRLRGVIDRLPVLSTIGLEHDAEWRRAYSLLGFMAHGYIWGGDSPSDRLPASISVPLLEISDHLEVPPVATYAAVCLWNFKPLFVDEDIDNLENLATLNTYTGALDESWFYLVSVAIEARGAPIIPLMLTAIAAARHGDSAAVTRCLRTFAERLTDLTNILQRMHESCDPTIFYHRIRPFLAGSKNMAEAGLPNGVIYEDGSGTEEYRQYSGGSNAQSSLIQFFDIILGIEHRPTGESRDPSSDTDRGRAANRHNFIMEMRRYMPGPHARFLNDVSNVANIREYVESHHSDKQLCLAYDACLAMLSAFRDKHIAIVTRYIINPSKQVRARSRSRSPEVTRNKLNLAVASRKNKENQKGTGGTALIPFLKQARDETGEPAVEEWTRRFMKRKMQTEGRNDFFLGKTLQDDVSLTEDVEIKGLAGSWTMDDEIGGICQY